The segment AGTTGGTCCAGCCGCGAAGCTTAAGGGCTCGCAACCACCAGCCTTTATAAAAATATTGTTGCTGCAGCTCAAGCAAAGAGTAGGGCGATGATTGCTCAAAATCCGCTCTGAATTGCTGAGCCGCTGCTGCTCTTTCAGCGTCTGATAATTGATTCTCACGACGAGCCAGAAAGCGCATGGCTCCGATGAAGTTGCGTGCGCATTGTTGAGCCCAGGCCATTTTTAAAGCTGAGTTTTGCGACAAGGGCGTGATGCCCAAAGACTGCGAAAAACCGATCAATGAAGCGGACTGGTCGCTTGCTTTGCGTAAGTTCATCGTTGAAAGAATGCTGGTGGAATGCTGGCGGTAGGCAACCCATGGCGTGGCACAGTAGTAATAGCTTTGACAACGAAGAGTCAGCAAAGGCATGGTCATCAAGTCCTCGAAATAACGACCTGGGGGAAAGCGCAACGAGCTACCCCATAGAGATCGCTTAGATATTTTTGACCATGCATGCATCTGACCCGTTGCAAGCAGACCAGCAAGGAGCCCTGAATTGTCGGTTTGAAGATGTTGCGCTGCTCCTCGGAAGGTGCGGCGGTGAAGCTCTCCTCGCATGCGGTGTTTCAATCTGGACTTTTCTCGCCAGACGGAAAAATCGCACAGAACTACGTCGGGTGCATGCGTATGAACAATATTTTTCAAGGCACTCACGCAGCCAGGTAGCAGCTTGTCATCTGAATCGATAAACCAAAGGTACTGCCCTTGTGCGGCTTCAAGCATGGTGTTGCGGGCCGCACTAAGGCCTGCGTTGCTGCTGTGCTGAAGTAGCTTTAAACGCCCGGGCCAACGTTGCCCCAACTTTTGCATCGCAAGCCAAGAGTTATCGGTGGAGCAATCATCGAGAACAATGACCTCCACGTCTTGCCCGGCTTGGCTCATGATCGATTCAAGGCACTCTTCTAGATATGGCTCAACGTTGTAAACCGGCACCAGTATGCTGAGCCATGTCATGCACGTACCTCATCGTGATTCGCTTTTTCTAGCCCCTGCAATGCAGCCCACAGGCAGACCATGCAAAAAATAAAGAAAACCGTTCCACTGTTGTGGGCGAAGTACGGCATGGTCATACCAAAGCCCAGATGCATCACACTCATCAAGCATCCCATCAGGCGCAAAGAGAGAACTTGTCGCCATTTTTCGATCGGTAGTACAGATGACATGCGACGAGAGGATGGCCAAAAGAGCCATAGTGGAACGAAATAGAGTGCGAGCTGCACCATCGCTCCAAGTACTCCAGTTTTGACCCAGCTATCCAATAATTCGTTGTGGATGTAATCCCTGTACCCGAGTAGAGCGGGGTGATACAGACCCGTTGCAACGCGGCGCTCCGTTTCTTGCTCAAAACCTTGCCGTGACCAACCTAGCAAGGGTTTCTCGGGAATCAGGTCAAAGGCCATACGGTATTGCTCTAATCGAATACCTAATGAGGTGTTGACTTCATTACTTTGGAAGTACTGGGTGATTTCATGCACCGCTTTATTGGCATGGGCTCGTAAATGCGGAACGCTGAAAATGGTCAGCGCGAAGACCAGTACCACGCCGCCAAGCAGCATAAGAAGCTTTGGCAGAAAATCTGCATGTAAGCGCCATGCAACGAGTACGAGCAAAGGTATTGCCAAGACTAGAGCAAGCCAACCACCGCGAGACTGAGAAAGCATTGAAGCACTGAGACCGGCCACAATAGCGACAACATGTAAAAGTCGCCAGGGCAAGAGGCGTTCTCGCCAGAAAATGACAGTATGAACGCCTGTGAAGCAGGCCAACAGCAAGGCCGTGTCACCCCACGGAATGGCGTTGGTATACCCTGTAGCGCGCCACATGCCTTGACCATAAATCTGCCATAAAGCTAGAAATCCCATGCCAATGCAGCCAATCGGCAGGCCCCAAAAAAATGAGGAGGCACGTGGGGGATTCGCTGCCGCATAGAACAGGCACAACGCACCCAGCGCCCATTTAACTGGGCGATCCAGCCTTTGGATATCCTGCTGCGTTGTTAGTTCATACCAAAGTATGGCCATGCATAGCAAGACTGCAGCTAATGCCCAAGTACCGGGAGCCGGCCTAACCTTGATCCAGCGCGGTATGAATACCAGCGTGCCGATCAGTAGCAAGGCTGCTCCATAAGAAGGGCCGGAGCGAATCCAGAGTGCGAGCCCAGGCAGCAAAAAAGCAGCGAGCGATGTGAGGTGTTCGGCGAAATTCTTAGGGTGCATAGAGAGACAATTTTTGATGCAATGCAGGCATCAGAATTTGTGTATTAGGCCGAAATCAAGGTTCGATAAGCAGCCCACATGTGTGCACGGCTATAGGTGGAAATCGCATGCTGACGAGCTAGCAGCCCCAGATTGCTGGCAAAGGCTGGCTTGGTCAGCAGGCTATGTATGGCTGTTGCCATTGCGGAGGCATCACTTTGCGCAACCCTTAGACCATTGACATCAGGCTCGACAACCTCGCGCGCTCCAATTACATCCGACACCACGCAAGCGCATCCGGCGGCCATACCTTCAACCAGAGCCAAAGGCATCCCTTCCCAATGTGTGGAAAGCACGAAAATCTGCATGGCACCTAGACGTTGGGGGAGGTCTGAGACATTACCTAAAAATTGAACCTGCTCCTGCAAGCCTAGTTGGGTAACCAAAGCGTGTGCTTTTCTTTGCAGACTGCTCTTGCCGCCACCTGCGAGGTAGAGCGTCGGCTTCATGCCTTGGTTTTTTAGCAGCGCAAGGGCCTGAATCAATGTCGAATGATCCTTTTGCCTGGCAAACCGCGATGCCATGATGATTGCAGGCTCACGCTCATCCCATGGTTTGATAATGGAGTCAGGAAAGCGTTCCAAGTCAATGCCATTCGGAATGGCAATGCATTTGGCTGGATCAAAACCTCGTTCAATGAGACTGGTTCGAACGCCTTCAGAAACACCAATACAAGCCTCTGTATAGGGCATCAAAGCCTGAGCTTGCTTTAGGCGACGCGCGGTATAGCGCTCGCGGGTGTTGTGCTCGACATGGAGGATGCGGCGCACGCCTTCCGCGACGGCAGCTCTACGGCCCCAAATATGGTCGCTGAATCCATGTGCGAACACAGCATCTGGTTTAAAGCCGCGAATGACTTTTCGCAGTTCCCAGACCGTGACGGCATGAATCCAGTTTGACACAACGCGCACCTGAAGGCCTTGCTGGCGTAAGGCATCGATCTTCGCCTCATCGGTGCTGGGCTTGCGCCTTAAGACCAGCAAAACCTCGTACCCCGGCTCTTTCAATGCGGCCATGCAGAGGTCTATGGCAACTTGGGTAGCGCCGGAAAAACCGCCGGTGACGAAATGTAGGATGCGCATGGATACGATTTTGATTCCAGGAATGAAAAACACCTGGCAGCTTACAGAACTACCAGGTGTTCAGAATTTCAAAGCTCAATGCCCGCCAGCAAACACCTCGCCCGCCTTCAAACGGTAAACAGTCCCGCAATAGGGGCACTTGGCGGCACCGGTTTTGGCAACGTCGAGGTAGACCTTGGGGTGGCTGTTCCACAGCTTCATATCGGCCTTGGGGCTGGGGCAGAACACGCCTCCTTGGGCGTTCAAGTCTTTGGCGGCCAGTTCGACGGCGGCGTTCGTGGTCATTTCTCGTATCTTTCTCGTGATTTTCAATGATGTCTCTGCTCTGACGATGGCTAGGCCGCTCAGAGAGTGCAATTGTCACACCTTGGTGAGCCAGTGTGCGTACTTTGGGTTGCGGCCGTTGACGATGTCAAAGTAGGCCGTTTGAATCTTTTCGGTGATCGGGCCGCGCTGGCCGGCGCCGATCTGGATGCGGTCCACCTCGCGGATGGGCGTGACTTCGGCGGCAGTGCCGGTGAAGAACAGTTCGTCCGAGATATACAGCTCATCGCGCGTGATGCGCTTTTGCACCACTTCCAGACCCAAGTCCTTACAGATATGC is part of the Comamonas sp. Y33R10-2 genome and harbors:
- a CDS encoding zinc-finger domain-containing protein is translated as MTTNAAVELAAKDLNAQGGVFCPSPKADMKLWNSHPKVYLDVAKTGAAKCPYCGTVYRLKAGEVFAGGH
- a CDS encoding glycosyltransferase, encoding MRILHFVTGGFSGATQVAIDLCMAALKEPGYEVLLVLRRKPSTDEAKIDALRQQGLQVRVVSNWIHAVTVWELRKVIRGFKPDAVFAHGFSDHIWGRRAAVAEGVRRILHVEHNTRERYTARRLKQAQALMPYTEACIGVSEGVRTSLIERGFDPAKCIAIPNGIDLERFPDSIIKPWDEREPAIIMASRFARQKDHSTLIQALALLKNQGMKPTLYLAGGGKSSLQRKAHALVTQLGLQEQVQFLGNVSDLPQRLGAMQIFVLSTHWEGMPLALVEGMAAGCACVVSDVIGAREVVEPDVNGLRVAQSDASAMATAIHSLLTKPAFASNLGLLARQHAISTYSRAHMWAAYRTLISA
- a CDS encoding glycosyltransferase family 2 protein, whose product is MTWLSILVPVYNVEPYLEECLESIMSQAGQDVEVIVLDDCSTDNSWLAMQKLGQRWPGRLKLLQHSSNAGLSAARNTMLEAAQGQYLWFIDSDDKLLPGCVSALKNIVHTHAPDVVLCDFSVWREKSRLKHRMRGELHRRTFRGAAQHLQTDNSGLLAGLLATGQMHAWSKISKRSLWGSSLRFPPGRYFEDLMTMPLLTLRCQSYYYCATPWVAYRQHSTSILSTMNLRKASDQSASLIGFSQSLGITPLSQNSALKMAWAQQCARNFIGAMRFLARRENQLSDAERAAAAQQFRADFEQSSPYSLLELQQQYFYKGWWLRALKLRGWTNWKK
- a CDS encoding O-antigen ligase, with the protein product MHPKNFAEHLTSLAAFLLPGLALWIRSGPSYGAALLLIGTLVFIPRWIKVRPAPGTWALAAVLLCMAILWYELTTQQDIQRLDRPVKWALGALCLFYAAANPPRASSFFWGLPIGCIGMGFLALWQIYGQGMWRATGYTNAIPWGDTALLLACFTGVHTVIFWRERLLPWRLLHVVAIVAGLSASMLSQSRGGWLALVLAIPLLVLVAWRLHADFLPKLLMLLGGVVLVFALTIFSVPHLRAHANKAVHEITQYFQSNEVNTSLGIRLEQYRMAFDLIPEKPLLGWSRQGFEQETERRVATGLYHPALLGYRDYIHNELLDSWVKTGVLGAMVQLALYFVPLWLFWPSSRRMSSVLPIEKWRQVLSLRLMGCLMSVMHLGFGMTMPYFAHNSGTVFFIFCMVCLWAALQGLEKANHDEVRA